In the Aristaeella hokkaidonensis genome, TGTTTCGGCTGATGTGTCAGGGTAAATTCGCCGTTCTCATACTCGGCCAGGTACCACAGGCCGCAGTCCACAACCTGACGGGCAACTTCCACGGTTTCATCCGTCGCAATTCCCCATCCGGTAGGACACGGAGCAATAATGTGGATATATTTTGTTCCGTGGATCTTTGAGGCTTTCTCCACCTTCGCGATAAAGTCGTTCAGGTATCCGATGCTTGCTGTTGCCGCGTATGGTATTCCGTGTGCCGCAACGATTTCAAACATATTTTTTTTCGGACGGAGATTGCCGCGGATGTTCTTTCCAGCCGGCGTAGTGGTTGTCCGGGCTCCGAAAGGAGTAAGCGAACTTTTCTGGATGCCGGTGTTCATGTAGGCTTCGTTGTCGTAGCAGATGTACAGGATATCGTCATTCCTGTCGATTGCTCCGGACAGTGCCTGGATACCGATATCGGCCGTTCCACCGTCGCCTGCGAATCCGACCGCGTGATATCCGGTTTCTCCTTTTGCCCGGAGACCCGCTTCAATACCGGTCAGCATGGACGCTGTACCGGCGAAGGTGGAAATGATAGCGTTATTTCCGAAACACAGCTGCGGGAAGTTGAACCCTACAGCCGACATACATCCGGCAGGTAAAACAGCGATGGATCGTTCACCCAGAACCTTAAGCGCTATACGAACCGCTAAACTTCCGCCGCAGCCGGCACAGGCTTTGTGTCCATAGAAGAATTCCTCTTCATTCAATGTTCTTACGTTCAGACTCAACCTGTTTCACCTCCGGTTCCGACAAAATACAGCCCCTGCTGTCCATTTGACAGATCCTCAAAGATCTGCC is a window encoding:
- a CDS encoding thiamine pyrophosphate-dependent enzyme; translated protein: MSLNVRTLNEEEFFYGHKACAGCGGSLAVRIALKVLGERSIAVLPAGCMSAVGFNFPQLCFGNNAIISTFAGTASMLTGIEAGLRAKGETGYHAVGFAGDGGTADIGIQALSGAIDRNDDILYICYDNEAYMNTGIQKSSLTPFGARTTTTPAGKNIRGNLRPKKNMFEIVAAHGIPYAATASIGYLNDFIAKVEKASKIHGTKYIHIIAPCPTGWGIATDETVEVARQVVDCGLWYLAEYENGEFTLTHQPKQLSDPADYLKRQARFRHLTEEDIELIRQSRDLKWESIRKTYKNIQEEKRP